Proteins encoded in a region of the Isosphaeraceae bacterium EP7 genome:
- a CDS encoding glucosamine-6-phosphate deaminase codes for MSQPPRPVAEFRVDSLHVLVFEDRAEMGRAAAAHVAQAIGDRIRAAGHANVIFAAAPSQDEMLAALVSDPSVDWSKVDGYHMDEYLGLGPDHPASFRRYLREHCFEPVGLPSDRLHLIPGESTVSPLAVALAYEAALKANPTDVVCAGIGENGHLAFNDPPVADFLDPVLVKVVRLDEPCRTQQVHDGCFATLDDVPTHAYTLTVPALLSAPIVSVVVPGPLKAEAVRATLQGPIHESCPATALRRHPGARLYLDRDSARYVF; via the coding sequence ATGAGCCAGCCCCCACGCCCCGTCGCCGAATTCCGCGTCGACTCGCTCCACGTCCTCGTCTTCGAAGACCGGGCCGAGATGGGCCGGGCCGCCGCGGCTCACGTCGCCCAGGCCATCGGCGACCGGATCCGCGCGGCGGGCCACGCCAACGTCATCTTCGCCGCCGCCCCCAGCCAGGACGAGATGCTCGCCGCCCTCGTCTCCGACCCTTCGGTCGACTGGTCGAAGGTCGACGGCTATCACATGGACGAGTACCTGGGCCTCGGTCCCGACCATCCCGCCTCGTTCCGCCGCTACCTCCGCGAGCACTGCTTCGAGCCCGTCGGCCTGCCTTCCGACCGTCTCCACCTGATCCCCGGCGAGTCCACCGTCAGCCCACTCGCCGTGGCCCTGGCTTATGAGGCCGCCTTGAAGGCCAACCCGACCGACGTCGTCTGCGCCGGCATCGGCGAGAACGGGCACCTCGCCTTCAACGACCCGCCCGTGGCCGACTTCCTCGACCCCGTCCTGGTCAAGGTCGTCCGCCTCGACGAGCCTTGCCGGACCCAGCAAGTCCACGACGGCTGCTTCGCCACGCTGGACGACGTCCCGACCCACGCCTACACGCTCACCGTCCCGGCCCTGCTATCGGCCCCGATCGTCTCCGTCGTCGTCCCCGGCCCCCTCAAGGCCGAGGCCGTCCGAGCTACCTTGCAAGGCCCGATCCACGAATCGTGCCCCGCCACCGCCCTCCGCCGCCACCCCGGCGCCCGCCTCTACCTCGATCGTGATTCGGCCCGATATGTCTTCTGA
- a CDS encoding methyltransferase domain-containing protein, which produces MANAGATAYEGPITSTPFTIGGTKIQLARPADPDLMLEAADVQAWNARDDYMPYWAYLWPGSYMLADCLGRTAEIGPGVTCLEIGCGLGLAGLKALAMGASVHFTDYDSTALAYVARSIEESGLDATRATFERLDWRDLPADRRYQVILGADVLYERRLVPLVANLLARMLEPGGLALLAGPYRVATKDLPEALKAEGLVCEVADIEIESPELGPLRGELHTVRRRTVAMPSEPI; this is translated from the coding sequence ATGGCGAACGCCGGAGCGACGGCCTACGAGGGGCCGATCACGTCGACCCCGTTCACGATCGGCGGCACGAAAATCCAACTGGCGAGGCCGGCCGACCCCGACCTGATGCTGGAAGCAGCCGACGTGCAGGCCTGGAACGCCCGCGACGACTACATGCCCTACTGGGCCTACCTCTGGCCAGGCTCCTACATGCTGGCCGATTGCCTGGGCCGGACGGCCGAGATCGGCCCGGGTGTCACCTGCCTGGAGATTGGCTGCGGCCTGGGCCTGGCGGGCCTGAAGGCCCTGGCGATGGGAGCCTCCGTCCACTTCACCGACTACGACTCGACCGCGCTCGCCTACGTGGCCCGCAGCATCGAAGAGTCCGGCCTGGACGCGACCCGGGCGACCTTCGAGCGCCTCGACTGGCGCGACCTGCCCGCCGATCGCCGCTACCAGGTGATTCTGGGGGCCGACGTCCTGTACGAGCGCCGGCTCGTCCCCCTGGTGGCCAACCTCCTGGCCCGGATGCTGGAACCAGGCGGCCTGGCGCTGCTGGCAGGCCCCTATCGGGTGGCAACCAAGGATCTACCCGAAGCCCTGAAAGCGGAGGGCCTGGTGTGCGAGGTCGCGGACATCGAGATCGAGTCGCCCGAGCTTGGACCGCTGCGGGGGGAGTTGCACACGGTGCGACGGCGGACCGTGGCGATGCCATCGGAACCGATTTAA
- a CDS encoding cob(I)yrinic acid a,c-diamide adenosyltransferase, which yields MKIYTKTGDKGMTGLLGSGRVSKDDARIESYGTVDELNAVLGLARAAGVSSSLDGWLAAVQDDLFAVGSALADPDPEGRFYNAIKEAHAIRLEGQIDEMEAGLPPLTQFILPGGTAAAAQVHLARTVCRRAERLVVALRNKPEEQVSDDVIVYLNRLSDYLFVMARSINHEAGVADTPWGGL from the coding sequence ATGAAGATCTACACGAAGACCGGCGACAAGGGCATGACCGGCCTGCTCGGCAGCGGCCGGGTCTCCAAGGACGACGCCCGGATCGAATCCTATGGCACCGTCGACGAGCTGAACGCCGTCCTCGGCCTGGCCCGAGCTGCTGGGGTCTCCTCAAGCCTGGACGGCTGGCTCGCCGCCGTCCAGGACGACCTCTTCGCCGTCGGATCCGCACTGGCCGACCCCGACCCCGAAGGTCGGTTCTACAACGCCATCAAGGAGGCCCACGCGATCCGACTGGAGGGCCAGATCGATGAGATGGAGGCCGGCCTGCCTCCGCTCACTCAGTTTATCCTCCCCGGCGGCACCGCCGCCGCCGCGCAGGTGCACCTGGCCCGCACCGTCTGCCGCCGCGCCGAGCGACTGGTCGTCGCCCTGCGCAACAAACCCGAGGAGCAGGTCTCCGACGACGTCATCGTCTACCTCAACCGCCTGAGCGACTACCTGTTCGTGATGGCCCGTAGCATCAACCACGAGGCCGGCGTCGCCGACACCCCCTGGGGTGGGCTTTGA
- a CDS encoding DUF1559 domain-containing protein has protein sequence MNLTRRTRRPPGFTLIELLVVISIIAVLIALLLPAVQSAREAARRSQCVNNLKQLALAAANYESQTGALPSGHFSLRTDGATTYGLGINALVLLAPTLEQAQAYNAFNFNLFIGSPSNVTVAGVGILGLWCPSDPVSSESLALDQAYYGYTPPSITQKFSSYVGNRGSYWGDTFYTVTRACLPTYRSAMNGTIFDQGTVSLAEISDGTSNTLLFGEHARGVIAQSDRTGFQWWHSGYWTDTMFDTSYPINGHKKYRDQIVNSGWYWVPLQAASSFHPGGANFSMVDGSVRFIKETISSWPIDVNNVNGDPIGIAYGIDCGEPHIGSSVPQVYQALSTRRGNEVLSADSF, from the coding sequence ATGAACCTCACCCGCCGAACGCGGCGCCCTCCCGGGTTCACGCTGATCGAGCTCCTCGTCGTCATCTCCATCATCGCGGTTCTCATCGCCCTCCTGCTGCCCGCCGTCCAGTCGGCACGCGAGGCCGCCCGGCGCTCGCAGTGCGTCAACAATCTCAAGCAACTTGCCCTGGCCGCCGCCAACTACGAGTCTCAGACCGGAGCCCTGCCCTCGGGCCACTTCTCGCTGCGCACCGACGGTGCCACGACCTATGGGCTGGGCATCAACGCCCTCGTCTTGCTGGCCCCCACCCTGGAACAGGCGCAGGCCTACAACGCGTTCAACTTCAACCTGTTTATCGGATCGCCGTCAAACGTCACGGTCGCCGGCGTGGGGATCTTGGGCCTGTGGTGCCCGAGCGACCCGGTCTCTTCGGAGAGCTTGGCGCTCGACCAGGCCTATTACGGCTACACACCCCCCAGCATCACCCAGAAGTTCAGCAGCTACGTCGGCAACCGTGGGAGCTACTGGGGTGACACCTTCTACACCGTCACCCGCGCCTGCCTGCCGACCTATCGAAGCGCCATGAATGGCACAATCTTCGATCAGGGGACGGTCAGTCTCGCAGAAATCTCCGACGGCACCAGCAACACGCTCCTATTCGGCGAGCACGCCCGCGGTGTCATCGCCCAATCCGACCGGACAGGCTTCCAGTGGTGGCACTCGGGCTACTGGACCGACACCATGTTCGACACCAGTTACCCCATCAACGGCCACAAGAAATACCGCGATCAAATCGTCAATAGTGGCTGGTACTGGGTCCCCCTCCAGGCGGCCTCCAGCTTCCACCCCGGCGGCGCCAATTTCTCGATGGTCGACGGCTCCGTCCGGTTCATCAAGGAGACCATCTCGTCCTGGCCGATCGACGTGAACAACGTCAATGGCGACCCGATCGGCATCGCCTACGGCATCGACTGCGGCGAGCCCCACATTGGCTCCTCCGTCCCCCAGGTCTACCAGGCGCTCTCGACCCGCAGGGGGAACGAGGTCCTCAGCGCCGACTCTTTCTGA
- a CDS encoding DinB family protein has protein sequence MTAKDLIDQGLARSEFFLEKYLEGLDDADLTLVPIEGMNPIAWQLGHLISTDTRLLEMIRPGAALPPGFAEAHPRDPSASSGAFLTKAEYFDLHGKVRAATRAVLETMDDAGLDTPSPEAVRKNFPLVGNMLNLMGQHAVLHAGQFVAVRRALKKPIAF, from the coding sequence ATGACGGCCAAAGACCTGATCGATCAAGGTTTGGCGCGGAGCGAGTTCTTCCTGGAGAAATACCTGGAAGGGCTCGACGACGCCGACCTGACGCTGGTGCCGATCGAGGGGATGAACCCGATCGCCTGGCAGCTCGGGCACCTGATCTCGACCGACACCAGGCTCCTGGAAATGATCAGGCCAGGCGCGGCCCTGCCGCCCGGATTTGCCGAGGCCCACCCGCGCGACCCGTCCGCATCATCCGGGGCGTTCCTGACCAAGGCCGAATACTTCGACCTGCACGGGAAGGTGCGGGCCGCCACCCGCGCGGTCCTGGAGACGATGGACGACGCCGGGCTGGACACGCCCAGCCCCGAGGCCGTCCGCAAGAACTTCCCGCTGGTGGGCAACATGCTGAATCTGATGGGCCAGCATGCCGTCCTCCACGCCGGCCAGTTCGTCGCGGTCCGACGGGCCCTCAAGAAGCCGATCGCGTTCTGA
- a CDS encoding SDR family NAD(P)-dependent oxidoreductase, giving the protein MNLQGKVALITGGRRVGGQLALMLADRGVDVALTYHTSREAIERTAETVEARGRRALTVQADLSRADQADAAITQVVASLGRIDILVNMASVYKKTPFDDLTAADFDAMLAANLAAPYHAAIAAARQMRRQPAVDGIKGKIVQVGDWATDRPYRDYLPYLAAKGGLTTFTLALAKELAPEIAVTMVQPAMIDPPPHLSESDRTAVLDATPLHRLGTPEDANRMILFLLEGSDFVTGACYRVDGGRFLGVD; this is encoded by the coding sequence TTGAACCTTCAGGGTAAGGTCGCCCTCATCACGGGCGGTCGACGAGTCGGCGGCCAACTGGCCCTGATGCTCGCCGACCGCGGCGTCGACGTCGCGCTGACCTACCACACCAGCCGCGAAGCCATCGAACGCACCGCCGAGACCGTCGAAGCCCGGGGACGCCGGGCCCTGACAGTGCAGGCCGACCTTTCCCGCGCCGACCAGGCCGACGCCGCCATCACGCAGGTCGTCGCGTCCCTCGGCCGGATCGACATCCTCGTGAACATGGCCAGCGTCTACAAGAAGACTCCGTTCGACGACTTGACCGCCGCCGACTTCGACGCGATGCTCGCGGCCAATCTGGCCGCCCCCTACCACGCGGCCATCGCCGCGGCCCGCCAGATGCGACGGCAGCCCGCCGTTGACGGCATCAAGGGGAAGATCGTCCAGGTGGGCGACTGGGCCACCGATCGCCCCTACCGCGACTACCTCCCTTACCTCGCCGCCAAGGGGGGCCTGACCACCTTCACCCTGGCCCTTGCCAAAGAGCTTGCCCCCGAGATCGCCGTCACCATGGTCCAGCCCGCCATGATCGACCCACCTCCCCACCTCTCCGAGTCCGATCGGACCGCCGTCCTCGACGCCACCCCCCTGCACCGCCTGGGAACCCCCGAAGACGCCAACCGGATGATCCTCTTCCTCCTGGAAGGCTCCGACTTTGTCACCGGCGCATGCTACCGGGTGGATGGCGGCCGATTCCTGGGCGTCGACTGA
- a CDS encoding UbiA-like polyprenyltransferase: MRLSDYLSLVRFSHTLFALPFALLGAALAAHGPDGWRGRPRDWIGILLCMATARTAAMAFNRWADREIDARNPRTAGRHIPAGLLSASAVASFTLLSSIAFVASTLLFLPNRWPIILAVPVLLWLLGYSYAKRFTSLAHFWLGFALMLSPVAAWIALRGDIAWSPVLLGLAVLFWVAGFDIIYACQDAEFDRGAGLHSIPGRIGIANALRLAAACHALTVVALVALGLAYPLGTIYFSGVAAVALLLVYEHAIVRPDDLTRVNVAFFQVNVAISMGLLVVGVADLVF; encoded by the coding sequence TTGCGACTCAGCGACTATCTCTCGCTCGTCCGTTTCAGCCACACCCTCTTCGCGCTCCCGTTCGCCTTGCTGGGCGCCGCCCTGGCGGCCCACGGCCCGGACGGCTGGCGTGGGCGGCCCCGCGACTGGATTGGCATCCTCCTGTGCATGGCCACGGCCCGGACCGCGGCGATGGCGTTCAATCGCTGGGCGGACCGCGAGATCGACGCCAGGAATCCGCGCACGGCCGGGCGCCATATTCCCGCCGGGTTGCTGTCGGCCAGCGCGGTGGCGAGCTTTACGTTGCTCAGCTCGATCGCATTCGTTGCCTCGACGCTCCTGTTCCTGCCCAACCGCTGGCCCATCATCCTGGCCGTGCCGGTCCTGCTCTGGCTGCTGGGATACTCGTATGCCAAGCGATTCACCAGCCTGGCACATTTCTGGCTGGGCTTCGCGCTTATGCTCTCACCGGTGGCGGCCTGGATCGCCCTGCGGGGCGACATCGCCTGGTCGCCGGTCCTGCTCGGCCTGGCCGTGCTGTTCTGGGTGGCCGGCTTTGACATCATCTACGCATGCCAGGACGCCGAGTTCGACCGCGGCGCCGGCCTGCATTCAATCCCCGGACGCATCGGCATCGCCAACGCCCTGCGCCTGGCGGCGGCCTGCCACGCCCTGACCGTCGTGGCGCTCGTGGCCCTGGGCCTGGCTTATCCGCTGGGCACGATCTACTTCAGCGGCGTGGCCGCGGTGGCGCTCCTGCTCGTGTACGAGCACGCCATCGTCAGGCCCGATGACCTGACGCGGGTCAACGTCGCCTTCTTCCAGGTCAACGTCGCCATCAGCATGGGCCTGCTCGTCGTCGGCGTGGCCGACCTCGTCTTCTGA
- the ycaC gene encoding isochorismate family cysteine hydrolase YcaC has translation MSSPKYRRISKDDAAVLFVDHQCGLTALVQDYSPSEFKNSVLALADIASYFKLPTILTTSFEEGPNGPLVPELKSMFPDAPYIARPGQINAWDNEDFVNAVKATGRKQLIIAGIVTEVCVAFPALSAIEAGYEVFVVTDASGTFDKASRDAAWLRMSAAGVQLVNWFAAASELHRDWRNDVEGFGKLLIDHTPIYMALMTAHNSRKQA, from the coding sequence ATGAGCAGCCCCAAATATCGGCGAATCTCCAAGGATGACGCCGCGGTCCTCTTCGTGGACCATCAATGCGGGCTCACCGCGCTGGTGCAGGACTACTCGCCCTCGGAGTTCAAAAACAGCGTCCTGGCGCTGGCCGACATCGCCAGTTATTTCAAGCTTCCGACCATCCTGACGACCAGCTTCGAGGAAGGCCCCAACGGTCCGCTCGTGCCCGAATTGAAGTCGATGTTCCCCGACGCGCCTTATATTGCCCGCCCCGGGCAGATCAATGCCTGGGATAACGAGGATTTCGTCAACGCCGTGAAGGCGACCGGCCGGAAGCAGCTGATCATCGCCGGGATCGTGACCGAGGTCTGCGTGGCCTTCCCGGCGCTCTCGGCGATCGAGGCGGGCTACGAGGTCTTCGTCGTCACCGACGCCTCGGGGACGTTCGACAAGGCGAGCCGTGACGCCGCCTGGCTGCGGATGTCGGCCGCGGGCGTGCAGCTCGTCAACTGGTTCGCCGCGGCTTCCGAGCTTCATCGCGACTGGCGCAATGACGTCGAGGGCTTCGGCAAGCTCCTCATCGACCACACGCCCATCTACATGGCACTGATGACGGCACACAATAGCCGGAAGCAGGCTTGA